AAAAAATGTACTAGGGATAAACTAACGATCTGCCACTACCATCAGCATATCGACATGTGGAATCCCGTCTTCCAAGTACACATCTGTTACTTCTTTAAACCCAAACGAACCATAAAAGTTGCGAAGGTGTTCCTGGCCATGGAGCGCTATCGTTTTCACACCATATTCCTGCACGAGTACGTCAATAGCAACATTCATCATTTCACGGGCTATTCCCCGTCCACGGTGTGGCTTCGCAATTAGTACCCTGCCAATTGAATAGTCATCATCGCCTTCAAGTGGCGGAACAATACGGCAGTAAGCTGCCATCTCACCGTTAATTTCTGACCAAATATGTAAGCACTCCTCATCTCGCCCATCCACTTCTGGATAAGGACATTCTTGTTCTACGACAAATATTTCTACCCGCTTTTGCAAAATCGTATATAATTCCCCTTTCGTCAACTCTTGAAAGGTTTTCTTCACCCATTCCATAGCCATCTTCCTTTCTAATGCTACTAGTACTATAACGAAAGGGAATTCATTTGAAAAGCGTCAAACTAGGAGTCATGTCCCCGCACTTGATCTAAGATCGTAATTCACTAATGAATCCGCCCTTTTCTTTGATTCATCTCTATTGATTAGACCTTAACGGGTAAATCGCTCATAAGATATACAAACTTTGAAAGGGGATAGAAAATGAACTTTCCATTTAACGGGGGACTTAACGGTTATGTTTGGCCAATAATCGGTTTCAGCTTTTTATTTGCGATTATCATCATTATTTTCACGTGGATATTCGTGTTCAAATCCTTCAAATTTTTTTATTAAGCCCTATACTATGAAGTGGCGTATCCTCCTCAAGGAGAACGCCACTTTTTAAAGGGATATATTAAAGCTCCCTACAATG
This Pseudalkalibacillus berkeleyi DNA region includes the following protein-coding sequences:
- a CDS encoding GNAT family N-acetyltransferase; amino-acid sequence: MEWVKKTFQELTKGELYTILQKRVEIFVVEQECPYPEVDGRDEECLHIWSEINGEMAAYCRIVPPLEGDDDYSIGRVLIAKPHRGRGIAREMMNVAIDVLVQEYGVKTIALHGQEHLRNFYGSFGFKEVTDVYLEDGIPHVDMLMVVADR